One window of Anaerolineae bacterium genomic DNA carries:
- a CDS encoding Glycine cleavage system H protein, translating into MNIPSDLKYTKNDEWLRVEGNQGTVGITDYAQEQLSDIVFVEILVNEGDEVKQGDTCATVESVKAAADVYMPVSGKVIAINQSLPDKPETVNSDPYGDAWMVKIEINNPAEVDQLMDAAAYQAHLAEKE; encoded by the coding sequence ATGAACATTCCATCTGACTTAAAATACACGAAAAATGACGAATGGCTACGTGTCGAGGGAAATCAAGGCACAGTCGGAATTACCGATTATGCCCAAGAACAACTCTCTGATATCGTCTTTGTTGAGATCCTTGTCAATGAAGGAGACGAAGTCAAACAAGGCGATACCTGCGCCACCGTCGAGAGTGTAAAAGCCGCTGCAGATGTCTACATGCCCGTCAGTGGCAAAGTCATTGCCATTAACCAATCTCTCCCCGATAAACCCGAAACTGTCAATAGCGACCCCTACGGCGATGCCTGGATGGTCAAGATTGAAATTAACAACCCCGCGGAAGTTGATCAACTGATGGATGCTGCTGCCTATCAAGCCCATTTAGCTGAAAAAGAGTAG
- a CDS encoding Glycine dehydrogenase [decarboxylating] (glycine cleavage system P2 protein): protein MPEPDLCEISVPNRIGFRFPEVDVPQSALPEGLVREVLPLPELYEVDVVRRYTRLSQLNHSIDTGYYPLGSCTMKYNPKINEEMARQPGFAAVHPLQPIQSVQGCLALMYDLQEWLKEIGGFAGVTLQPAAGAQGELTGILIIRAYHKDRGDLKRTKILIPDSAHGTNPATSAMSGMTVVEIRSDARGNVDLEALREHCDDTLAGLMLTNPNTLGLFDENLEEVIHLVHEAGGLVYGDGANMNALLGIVRPGEIGIDVLHYNLHKTFSTPHGGGGPGSGPVGVRSHLVDFLPAPIVTITDEGDEETPPIYGFYTPPKTIGRVKSFHGHFGMMVRAYTYMLMHGKEGLRKISEHAVLNANYLLARLRHVYHVPYDRICMHEFVAEGRWDNVPDIRALDIAKRLMDYGFHPPTNYFPLIVHEALMIEPTETESKQTLDAFADALITIAEEARTNPEILKTAPHRTPVGRVDEVKAAKDLILSCGVGVEED from the coding sequence ATGCCTGAACCGGATTTGTGTGAGATTTCTGTACCCAATCGAATTGGATTCCGTTTCCCTGAGGTTGATGTTCCTCAATCTGCTTTGCCGGAGGGTCTCGTTCGAGAGGTTTTACCCCTCCCAGAGCTGTATGAGGTGGATGTTGTCAGACGATACACACGCCTTTCGCAGCTTAATCATTCGATCGATACCGGATACTATCCTCTTGGGTCATGTACGATGAAATACAACCCTAAGATCAACGAAGAGATGGCAAGGCAACCTGGATTTGCTGCCGTTCATCCGCTCCAACCTATCCAATCGGTGCAAGGCTGCCTGGCATTGATGTATGATCTTCAGGAGTGGCTGAAGGAAATTGGCGGCTTTGCCGGCGTTACACTTCAACCAGCCGCTGGTGCCCAAGGGGAATTAACCGGTATCTTAATAATTCGTGCTTATCACAAGGATCGAGGCGACCTCAAACGGACAAAAATTCTTATCCCCGATTCCGCACATGGCACCAATCCGGCCACTTCTGCCATGAGTGGTATGACCGTTGTTGAAATTCGATCAGACGCTCGCGGTAATGTCGATTTAGAAGCCCTGCGGGAGCATTGTGATGACACCCTGGCCGGCTTAATGTTGACCAATCCGAACACATTAGGCTTATTCGACGAAAATTTGGAAGAAGTCATTCACCTGGTGCACGAAGCGGGCGGTTTGGTATATGGGGATGGGGCAAACATGAACGCCCTGCTTGGAATTGTGCGACCTGGCGAAATTGGCATCGACGTTTTACATTACAATCTCCATAAAACCTTTTCGACTCCTCATGGCGGCGGTGGTCCTGGATCAGGCCCTGTAGGGGTACGCTCGCATCTGGTAGATTTTCTGCCTGCTCCTATCGTGACGATTACCGATGAAGGCGATGAAGAAACCCCTCCGATTTATGGATTCTACACACCACCGAAAACCATCGGGCGGGTAAAGTCTTTCCATGGACACTTTGGCATGATGGTCCGCGCCTATACGTATATGTTGATGCACGGAAAAGAAGGTTTGCGCAAGATCTCAGAACACGCTGTTCTCAATGCAAACTATCTGCTTGCCCGCCTGCGCCATGTTTACCATGTTCCTTATGATCGGATCTGTATGCATGAATTTGTCGCCGAAGGACGTTGGGACAATGTACCTGATATCCGTGCCCTGGACATCGCTAAACGTCTCATGGACTATGGTTTCCATCCACCAACCAACTACTTCCCGCTTATTGTCCATGAAGCATTGATGATCGAACCCACCGAAACCGAAAGTAAGCAAACCCTTGATGCCTTTGCAGATGCTTTAATTACCATCGCCGAAGAAGCACGCACCAATCCTGAAATCCTCAAAACAGCGCCCCATCGAACTCCCGTTGGCAGAGTGGACGAGGTTAAGGCCGCCAAAGACCTGATCCTATCCTGCGGCGTCGGTGTAGAAGAAGACTGA
- a CDS encoding peptidase M23B, whose protein sequence is MFSLGKFAKTAGLFLINIIVLLAIGFAVYLGWLRFNQQTNPVLASEAVDIPLESNPSPQSDQASIPPTLPSLAQIQPDRNISRHATYLTIIPERPPTEVLTYTVKSGDTLFTIAERYKIQPATLLWGNYEVLQDNPHFLKPGQILNILPVDGTYYQWQEGDTIEKVAQFFKTDAQKILEFPGNNIDLTKIDEPNSGIEPGTWIVVPGGKRAIKDWGPPAITRKNPASARFYGSGSCGEVYEGAIGSGSFVWPTTERTISGYQYDPTVHPAIDIAGQIGNPVFAVDAGVVVYSGWSDFGYGYLIVIDHGNGWQSAYAHLNSVAAGCGVSVFRGGAIGTLGNSGNSTGPHLHFELILNGVKVNPLEYIQ, encoded by the coding sequence TTGTTTTCCTTAGGTAAATTTGCCAAAACCGCTGGCTTATTTCTAATAAACATCATTGTGCTTTTGGCAATTGGTTTTGCTGTCTATTTAGGATGGTTAAGATTTAACCAACAAACCAATCCCGTGCTGGCATCCGAGGCGGTCGACATACCCCTCGAGTCGAATCCATCCCCGCAATCAGACCAGGCATCAATCCCACCAACCTTACCCAGTCTTGCTCAAATTCAACCTGACCGAAACATCTCTCGCCACGCAACCTACCTGACCATCATCCCCGAACGTCCGCCAACGGAAGTCCTCACTTATACAGTTAAGTCCGGTGACACTCTGTTTACGATCGCCGAGCGGTACAAGATTCAGCCCGCAACCCTTTTATGGGGAAATTACGAGGTCCTGCAAGACAATCCTCATTTTCTCAAACCCGGCCAAATTTTAAATATCCTCCCGGTTGACGGCACCTATTACCAATGGCAGGAAGGGGATACAATAGAAAAAGTTGCCCAATTCTTTAAAACAGATGCCCAAAAAATCCTTGAGTTTCCCGGAAACAACATTGATCTCACAAAAATTGACGAGCCGAATTCAGGTATTGAACCCGGCACCTGGATCGTTGTGCCCGGCGGTAAACGTGCCATAAAAGATTGGGGACCTCCAGCAATTACACGGAAAAATCCCGCCTCAGCTCGTTTTTATGGCTCGGGATCTTGTGGTGAGGTTTATGAAGGAGCAATCGGTTCGGGTAGTTTTGTCTGGCCAACCACCGAACGGACGATCTCAGGTTATCAATATGATCCTACCGTTCACCCCGCAATTGACATTGCCGGGCAAATTGGCAATCCTGTCTTTGCAGTAGATGCCGGCGTAGTGGTGTACTCGGGCTGGAGTGATTTCGGTTATGGTTACCTCATTGTAATTGACCACGGGAACGGATGGCAATCTGCTTACGCACACTTGAATTCGGTTGCCGCCGGATGCGGTGTCAGCGTATTTCGCGGCGGTGCGATCGGAACGCTGGGCAACTCCGGTAACTCAACCGGTCCACATTTGCATTTCGAACTGATTTTAAACGGAGTTAAAGTCAACCCACTTGAGTATATTCAGTAA
- a CDS encoding Macrolide export ATP-binding/permease protein MacB: MTVVPDYLNQHLGLIQPVEGSWPPLPKRIYLDRGSVKYAQAQVGDIVEIKLGDETIRRAEVGGIIKDGYASMASPLGIYGVVSMETLEWFHEPVGYNTVLLSVKDLNASKAEVEAIAKQVADQLNRSGVEVYYTLSFRPGENPGASQILGVVAVIGILGFLTIALAGFLIFNTLSALITQHVRYIGIMKAIGGQTSQIFAMYLVLISLYSSVAVIFAIPLSSNLAFLVASIMATQFNYDSLGFRIIPQAILWQILIGYGVPILSGFIPILQGVRITIREALLDYGLGKGQFGKNMIDRGLGKIRFFSRPTLISIRNTFRRKGRLLRTLSTLALGGAIFIGVFNLRQSLIQYIEQVTRYFLSDVTIVFNQYYPLEKINRIANEIAEIEHVEGWASITGDLMKDPKTAEETIAILAPPADSQLIEPIMISGRWILPEDENAIVVNNAFWRVRPDLKVGDILTIRIQGRLTDWKIVGFFKFPGDYQLIAYGNYEYVSQLIGTPKRSAEYRLMSSAVTPLEQKSLAEKVEKHFKSKGLQVAGVQTGAALVEANISSINIIISFFLFNAILIALVGGIGLMGTMSMNVLERSREIGVLRAIGASSRSIFSLVLTEGMVIGFLSWALSLIIAIPISRLMFDVLMIALFRSSGNFKLSLPGFIIWFGIMIVISWLACLIPARNASRMTIREVLAYE, translated from the coding sequence TTGACCGTTGTCCCTGATTATTTAAACCAACATCTTGGCCTTATCCAACCTGTCGAGGGTTCATGGCCACCTCTCCCTAAAAGAATCTATCTCGATCGCGGCTCGGTTAAGTATGCCCAGGCTCAAGTAGGGGATATTGTTGAAATCAAATTAGGTGATGAAACGATCCGCAGGGCAGAAGTTGGCGGAATTATTAAGGATGGTTATGCCAGCATGGCTTCACCTTTGGGCATCTACGGCGTTGTGAGTATGGAAACTCTGGAATGGTTCCATGAACCTGTGGGTTACAACACTGTGCTTCTTAGTGTCAAGGACCTCAACGCCAGCAAAGCAGAAGTCGAAGCCATTGCCAAACAAGTTGCAGACCAGCTCAATAGAAGCGGTGTTGAGGTATACTACACTCTTTCCTTCAGGCCGGGTGAAAACCCAGGAGCATCCCAAATCCTGGGGGTTGTAGCTGTCATCGGTATTCTAGGATTCCTGACGATAGCTTTAGCCGGTTTTCTAATTTTTAACACCTTATCAGCTTTAATAACTCAACATGTCCGCTATATTGGGATCATGAAAGCCATTGGAGGACAGACATCCCAAATATTTGCCATGTATCTGGTCTTGATCTCACTCTACAGTTCAGTTGCCGTAATCTTTGCCATACCTCTTTCATCAAACCTGGCTTTTCTCGTGGCTTCAATTATGGCAACCCAATTTAATTATGATTCGCTTGGCTTTCGCATCATCCCTCAAGCGATCTTGTGGCAGATCTTGATCGGATATGGTGTCCCTATTCTGAGCGGCTTCATTCCAATTTTGCAAGGTGTTCGCATCACGATACGAGAAGCTTTATTAGATTACGGGTTGGGAAAAGGGCAGTTTGGAAAGAACATGATTGATCGAGGACTTGGAAAAATTCGCTTTTTCTCTCGTCCGACACTGATCTCAATCCGCAACACTTTTCGGCGCAAAGGCAGACTTTTACGCACCCTTTCAACGCTAGCACTTGGTGGTGCAATCTTTATCGGGGTTTTTAATCTTCGCCAATCTCTCATCCAATATATTGAACAAGTTACGCGCTATTTCCTTTCAGACGTGACCATTGTCTTCAACCAGTATTACCCCCTGGAAAAAATCAACAGGATCGCCAATGAAATTGCAGAAATCGAGCATGTTGAAGGCTGGGCATCTATAACTGGCGATTTGATGAAAGATCCCAAAACTGCCGAAGAAACCATAGCAATCCTTGCCCCACCCGCCGATTCACAATTGATTGAACCAATCATGATCTCAGGAAGATGGATACTGCCGGAAGACGAAAATGCTATCGTTGTCAACAATGCTTTCTGGCGAGTTCGACCTGACTTAAAGGTCGGGGATATCCTCACAATCCGCATTCAGGGACGGCTGACGGACTGGAAAATTGTTGGTTTCTTCAAATTTCCCGGTGATTACCAATTGATTGCGTACGGGAATTATGAGTATGTATCTCAATTGATCGGAACTCCAAAAAGGTCTGCGGAATACCGCTTGATGAGTAGTGCAGTAACTCCCTTAGAACAGAAATCTCTGGCAGAAAAGGTTGAGAAACATTTCAAATCCAAAGGTTTACAAGTTGCCGGTGTACAAACAGGAGCTGCACTGGTAGAAGCAAATATCAGTAGTATCAATATCATCATCTCATTTTTCCTATTTAACGCCATCCTGATCGCATTGGTTGGAGGAATCGGCCTTATGGGGACAATGAGCATGAATGTACTTGAACGCAGTCGCGAAATCGGAGTACTGCGTGCCATTGGCGCTTCAAGCCGCTCCATCTTCAGCCTGGTTCTGACGGAAGGAATGGTCATTGGATTTCTCAGTTGGGCTCTATCCCTGATCATCGCAATACCGATCAGCCGCTTGATGTTTGACGTTCTGATGATTGCCCTGTTCCGTTCAAGTGGCAATTTTAAGCTTTCACTTCCTGGATTTATTATCTGGTTTGGGATTATGATTGTAATATCCTGGTTGGCCTGTCTAATACCAGCCAGAAATGCATCAAGGATGACCATTCGTGAAGTATTAGCATACGAGTAA
- a CDS encoding Glycine dehydrogenase [decarboxylating] (glycine cleavage system P1 protein), producing MFLPHTEKERQEMLATIGVNSIEDLFAAIPEKYRFPDLNLPSALTEMEAQAAISDLASWNDNLTEMICFLGAGAYNHYVPAVVDTIIRRGEFLTAYTPYQPEVSQGTLQAIFDYQSLMTALTGMEVSNASHYDGATAVAEAVTMANAHFRGKRNRVILSPALHPHYRQTVRTYHANTGIQFVGDEPEVDLLAHPNHLANLLDDNTALVMVQYPDFFGRIYDYTNLAEKVHQAGALFAVSVNPIALGLLKAPGEFGADIVTGEGQPLGIPLSYGGPYLGIFTTRKEFVRKMAGRLVGETVDNRGQKAYVLTLTAREQHIRREKATSNICTNQGLMALAAAVYLSLVGKHGLRQLAELCYHKAHYAAQQIAALEGFSLWSHEPFFNEFVVKAPISPAVLNEKLLEYGIVGGYDLGQDYPSLQNHIMFAVTEMNTKEEIDYLVSTLAEVSHA from the coding sequence ATGTTTCTTCCCCATACAGAAAAAGAACGTCAAGAAATGCTGGCAACCATTGGCGTAAATAGCATCGAGGATTTATTTGCTGCCATCCCCGAAAAGTACCGCTTCCCCGACTTGAATTTACCCTCTGCCCTAACCGAAATGGAAGCTCAAGCAGCAATCTCTGATTTAGCCTCATGGAACGACAATCTCACAGAGATGATCTGTTTCTTGGGAGCAGGGGCATATAACCACTATGTGCCAGCCGTAGTGGATACCATCATCCGCAGAGGCGAGTTCCTTACTGCTTATACCCCCTACCAACCCGAAGTCTCCCAGGGTACACTTCAGGCAATTTTCGACTATCAAAGCTTGATGACCGCCCTGACAGGGATGGAGGTTTCCAATGCTTCACACTATGATGGGGCAACAGCCGTTGCCGAAGCAGTTACAATGGCAAATGCCCACTTTCGCGGTAAACGCAACCGTGTCATTCTTTCCCCCGCCCTGCATCCCCATTATCGTCAAACTGTCAGGACTTACCATGCCAATACCGGCATTCAGTTTGTCGGAGACGAACCCGAAGTAGACCTTCTAGCTCACCCAAATCATCTCGCCAATCTCTTAGATGACAACACAGCCCTGGTCATGGTCCAATATCCAGATTTCTTTGGACGCATTTATGACTACACAAACCTGGCTGAAAAAGTTCATCAAGCGGGTGCCCTTTTTGCAGTTTCTGTGAATCCAATTGCATTGGGTTTGCTCAAGGCACCTGGAGAATTTGGTGCCGATATCGTTACCGGAGAAGGACAACCCTTAGGAATTCCACTTTCGTATGGTGGTCCCTATTTAGGTATTTTTACCACCAGAAAAGAATTTGTTAGAAAAATGGCTGGTCGTCTGGTTGGCGAGACTGTTGATAACCGCGGTCAAAAAGCTTATGTCCTCACTCTAACTGCCCGCGAACAACATATCCGCCGTGAAAAAGCCACTTCGAATATTTGCACCAATCAAGGTCTCATGGCGTTGGCAGCGGCTGTGTATCTAAGTCTGGTGGGCAAGCACGGTCTCCGTCAGCTCGCAGAGCTTTGCTATCACAAAGCCCATTATGCTGCACAACAAATTGCTGCTCTTGAGGGTTTCTCTCTCTGGTCACATGAACCCTTTTTTAACGAGTTCGTAGTCAAGGCGCCGATATCCCCTGCAGTCTTAAATGAAAAACTGCTTGAATACGGGATTGTTGGGGGATATGACCTTGGACAAGATTATCCTTCCTTACAAAACCACATTATGTTTGCCGTAACCGAGATGAACACCAAAGAAGAAATTGATTATTTGGTATCGACCCTGGCGGAGGTGAGCCATGCCTGA
- a CDS encoding Uridine kinase, whose product MDRNKTNRFSFVKPRKTVEVTLPDGRTIRGPRNAPIRDFFALLQDEKLPPIVGAIVNDELRELTYPIKIDSTARPITMGEADGMRIYRRSLTMLLETAFHKLYPDAYLTIDHSVSSGGYFCQVFNRPPLTDTELQTLEETMHRMVEADLPLIRTEIPLHEAIQYFASINADDMVRLLKWRRKPYVTLYELDGFRDYHHGYMVPTTGYLKWFSLSQTDGGFTLRFPRRHAPTQLLPLPSYSKLLEAFRQYGDWLERLGIGNVGALNDAIEANRAAEIILVSEALHEQMVSNIASMIMERKDKVRVILVAGPSSSGKTTFSKRLAIQLLARGLSPFPLEMDNYFVNREDTPRDENGNYDFESVDALKWQQLDQDLSNLIAGREVQLPRYDFKSGTSRPGEIVQLSPNHIIILEGIHGLNPKLFQFVHKNQIFRIYVSALTQLNLDRHNRVSTTDTRLIRRIVRDSRERGYNAQHTIRIWESVRRGEKRYIFPYQNNADVMFNSALVYELSALKPLAEPLLRQVPHGTMEYIEAKRLLAFLEWFLPLDINLVPDNSILREFIGDSILKEFKLWNNH is encoded by the coding sequence ATGGATAGAAACAAAACGAACCGCTTTTCATTTGTCAAACCCCGCAAGACAGTCGAAGTAACCTTGCCGGATGGACGCACGATCCGTGGTCCACGTAACGCTCCGATCCGAGATTTTTTTGCATTGCTCCAGGACGAGAAGTTACCTCCTATAGTTGGTGCAATTGTCAACGATGAACTTCGCGAATTAACCTATCCAATCAAAATCGATTCAACGGCTCGCCCAATTACCATGGGAGAGGCAGACGGAATGCGCATCTATCGGCGCTCGCTAACCATGTTGCTCGAAACCGCTTTTCATAAACTCTATCCGGATGCCTATCTCACGATTGATCATTCCGTTTCGTCCGGTGGTTATTTCTGTCAGGTTTTTAATCGCCCACCATTAACAGATACAGAACTGCAAACGTTAGAAGAAACCATGCATCGAATGGTTGAGGCAGATCTTCCCTTGATTCGGACGGAAATTCCGCTGCATGAAGCGATTCAATACTTCGCGTCGATAAATGCCGATGACATGGTGCGTTTGCTCAAGTGGCGGCGAAAACCTTATGTGACTCTTTATGAACTGGATGGTTTTCGTGATTATCACCATGGCTATATGGTACCAACTACGGGTTATCTAAAGTGGTTCTCTCTGAGTCAAACTGATGGGGGTTTCACATTGCGTTTTCCTCGCCGACACGCTCCAACCCAACTCCTGCCTCTTCCCAGTTATTCCAAACTCCTGGAAGCTTTTCGCCAATATGGAGATTGGTTAGAGCGTTTAGGCATAGGAAATGTCGGCGCTTTAAATGATGCCATTGAAGCCAATCGGGCAGCCGAGATCATCCTCGTATCTGAAGCACTACACGAACAGATGGTCTCGAATATCGCTTCAATGATTATGGAGCGCAAGGATAAAGTGCGCGTTATTCTGGTTGCCGGTCCATCTTCCTCTGGTAAAACAACCTTTTCGAAACGCCTTGCCATTCAACTTTTAGCGCGCGGCCTTTCACCGTTCCCCCTTGAAATGGATAATTATTTTGTCAATCGTGAAGACACTCCGCGCGACGAAAACGGAAATTATGACTTTGAATCGGTGGACGCCCTTAAGTGGCAACAATTAGACCAGGATCTTTCCAACCTTATCGCTGGGAGAGAAGTCCAACTACCGCGCTATGATTTCAAGAGTGGCACCAGCCGTCCTGGGGAAATTGTTCAACTATCTCCCAACCATATAATCATCCTGGAAGGAATTCACGGGCTAAATCCAAAACTATTTCAATTTGTGCATAAAAACCAAATCTTTCGCATTTATGTCTCCGCCTTGACCCAACTTAACCTCGATCGTCATAATCGAGTGTCAACTACCGACACGCGCTTAATCCGCCGCATTGTGCGTGATTCGCGCGAGCGCGGCTATAATGCTCAACACACCATCCGCATCTGGGAATCGGTGCGGAGAGGTGAAAAGCGATATATCTTCCCTTACCAGAACAACGCTGATGTCATGTTCAATTCAGCTTTAGTCTATGAGCTATCAGCGCTAAAACCCCTTGCTGAACCGCTTCTACGCCAGGTTCCCCATGGCACAATGGAATATATCGAGGCAAAACGTCTGCTCGCCTTTTTGGAATGGTTCTTACCGTTAGACATTAATTTAGTGCCTGATAACTCTATCCTGCGAGAGTTTATTGGCGACTCAATCCTGAAAGAATTCAAACTTTGGAACAATCATTGA
- a CDS encoding tRNA-guanine transglycosylase — MEQSLTNPTGSKTNLFEFHIITSDGNARVGSFSTPHGEIPTPVFAPVGTQATVKSLTPRQLEEIGATLVLANTYHLFLRPGDERIARLGGLHQFMNWRKPILTDSGGFQVFSLAKINQIDEDGVTFKSHIDGSFQRLTPEKSIAIQENLGADIIMAFDQCPPPYDRELNERALERTHAWAERCLKAKTRPDQALFGIVQGGVFEDLRTKSAEFITSLNFPGNAIGGLSVGETKEEMFRILELINTILPTEKPRYLMGVGTPYDIVQGVARGIDIFDCVLPTRLARHTTALRRKDRLNLVNAAYAEDPQPIEVTCECYTCQNFSRAYLRHLILAKEMLAATLLSIHNVYTLLKLTQEIRQAILNKSFNKLLEEFQSP, encoded by the coding sequence TTGGAACAATCATTGACGAATCCGACCGGCTCGAAAACGAACTTGTTTGAATTTCACATCATAACCTCCGATGGAAACGCTCGGGTTGGGTCCTTTTCTACCCCTCACGGAGAGATACCTACACCTGTCTTTGCCCCCGTTGGAACTCAGGCGACCGTCAAATCGCTTACCCCCAGACAGTTGGAGGAAATTGGTGCTACTTTAGTCCTTGCCAACACCTATCACCTTTTCCTCCGACCCGGCGATGAGCGAATTGCCCGCCTGGGCGGTTTACACCAGTTTATGAACTGGAGAAAACCCATCCTCACCGATTCGGGCGGATTCCAGGTGTTTTCACTGGCAAAAATCAATCAAATCGATGAAGATGGCGTTACATTCAAGAGCCATATCGATGGATCATTTCAACGATTAACCCCCGAAAAATCGATTGCCATTCAGGAGAATCTTGGGGCGGATATTATTATGGCATTTGACCAGTGCCCGCCTCCTTATGATCGAGAACTCAACGAACGGGCACTAGAACGCACCCATGCCTGGGCAGAACGCTGCCTTAAGGCAAAAACTCGACCCGACCAGGCGCTATTCGGAATCGTGCAGGGAGGGGTTTTTGAAGACTTGCGCACAAAATCAGCTGAATTTATTACTTCATTAAACTTCCCCGGCAATGCCATTGGAGGACTATCGGTCGGGGAAACAAAAGAAGAAATGTTTCGCATCCTTGAGTTAATTAACACAATTTTACCCACGGAAAAACCGCGCTACTTAATGGGCGTTGGCACACCATACGATATTGTTCAGGGCGTTGCACGCGGGATTGACATCTTCGATTGTGTTTTACCAACCCGTTTGGCGCGACATACCACTGCCCTGCGTAGAAAAGATCGTCTTAATCTGGTCAACGCAGCGTATGCCGAAGACCCTCAACCCATCGAGGTAACGTGCGAGTGTTATACCTGTCAAAATTTTTCTCGAGCTTATCTTCGTCACCTGATCCTCGCTAAAGAAATGTTGGCAGCCACCCTATTATCCATTCACAATGTTTACACGCTCTTAAAATTAACCCAGGAAATCCGTCAGGCAATCCTGAACAAATCATTTAATAAATTACTCGAGGAATTTCAATCGCCATGA
- a CDS encoding putative RND efflux membrane fusion protein: MVWFRKLFLSLTIIFLFSLSACSTVGQPTASQSAETEIPPVKTGGGIITEGKVIPKSYVQLSFQVSGKVSEILVKEGDSVKTGDVLVRLGNRAEAEAELARAELELLNAQQALNDLIDNHPIEKARALEAVAQANDRVRSAKYQLDNFTIPQSQQNLDAVEAVKLMEERLDQARLAFEPYKNDSLLNDARQKLKEALDNAQSDYNAAVKRLNYEVQLEAAKADLEKALDHWEKIKNGPDPDQLALAKARINAAEMALRSAQARLENLELKATIDGNVAKIDLVVGSQVTPNTIVVTLADFSSWYVYTENLTEIEVVEIQENQSVTIVPDALPELVLTGTVESIGQVFEVKQGDITYTTKILLNESDPRLRWGMTVLVTFQK; the protein is encoded by the coding sequence ATGGTTTGGTTTAGAAAATTATTCCTTTCTCTTACAATAATCTTTCTATTTTCTCTCTCTGCCTGTTCGACTGTTGGTCAGCCAACAGCGTCTCAGTCTGCTGAAACCGAAATACCACCCGTAAAGACTGGTGGTGGAATTATCACCGAAGGGAAAGTAATCCCCAAGAGTTATGTCCAGCTTTCTTTTCAGGTTAGCGGCAAAGTCAGTGAAATTTTGGTGAAAGAAGGGGATTCAGTAAAAACTGGAGATGTCCTAGTGCGGTTAGGGAACCGCGCAGAGGCCGAAGCCGAGCTTGCCAGAGCAGAACTGGAATTACTGAACGCTCAACAGGCTTTGAATGATCTAATCGATAATCATCCCATTGAAAAAGCTCGCGCCCTCGAAGCCGTGGCACAAGCTAACGATAGAGTGCGCAGTGCCAAGTACCAACTCGATAACTTTACCATACCCCAATCTCAACAAAACCTGGATGCTGTCGAAGCTGTAAAGCTAATGGAAGAACGCCTGGATCAGGCTCGCCTTGCGTTCGAACCCTATAAAAACGATTCTCTTCTCAACGATGCTCGACAGAAGCTAAAAGAAGCTCTCGATAACGCCCAAAGTGACTACAACGCGGCGGTTAAGAGGTTGAATTACGAAGTTCAACTTGAGGCTGCTAAAGCAGATCTGGAAAAAGCTCTCGATCATTGGGAAAAAATCAAAAATGGTCCTGATCCGGATCAACTGGCTCTGGCAAAAGCGCGTATCAACGCGGCAGAAATGGCACTTCGATCTGCTCAAGCACGGCTTGAAAATTTAGAACTTAAAGCTACCATTGATGGCAATGTTGCAAAAATAGATCTTGTGGTCGGAAGTCAGGTAACGCCCAATACAATTGTAGTTACGCTTGCAGATTTCTCCTCCTGGTATGTATACACCGAGAACCTCACCGAAATCGAAGTGGTAGAAATTCAGGAAAATCAATCCGTAACAATTGTCCCTGATGCCTTACCTGAGTTAGTCTTAACGGGAACGGTGGAATCTATCGGACAGGTGTTTGAAGTGAAACAAGGGGATATTACCTATACGACCAAAATTCTTCTAAACGAAAGCGATCCCCGCCTGCGCTGGGGTATGACGGTATTGGTAACATTCCAAAAATAA